A single window of Granulicella mallensis MP5ACTX8 DNA harbors:
- a CDS encoding tagatose 1,6-diphosphate aldolase, whose product MTITPGKLAGLKAVSDARGVIAAAAMDQRGSLQKSLAKERGAAADAHDLEVFKTLVTEVLTKHASAILLDPEFGLPAAAQRNGKGLLLAYEKTGYDSNTPGRLPDLLDVWSVRRLKNAGADCIKILLYYTPFEKPHINDLKHAWIERIGDECRAHDIPFFLEFVGYDADGGDEKSVAYARKKPSIVAGAMTEFSKPQYGVDVLKVEVPIVMEHVAGTKAFKGESAYTRAEALQHFRDAAAVTEKPFIYLSAGVSNPVFIETLELAGESGVAFNGVLCGRATWKDGIPIYATKGEVAFRDWLNTVGVENIENVNKALTAATPWTKKLNVTL is encoded by the coding sequence ATGACCATCACTCCCGGAAAACTCGCAGGCCTGAAGGCCGTCTCCGACGCGCGAGGCGTCATTGCCGCCGCCGCCATGGACCAGCGAGGATCACTGCAGAAGTCGCTGGCCAAAGAACGCGGCGCAGCCGCCGACGCCCACGACCTCGAGGTCTTCAAGACCCTCGTCACCGAGGTGCTCACCAAGCATGCCTCCGCCATCCTGCTGGACCCCGAGTTCGGCCTCCCGGCAGCAGCGCAGCGCAACGGCAAGGGCCTCCTGCTGGCCTATGAGAAGACCGGTTATGACTCCAATACTCCGGGCCGCCTGCCTGACCTGCTCGATGTATGGAGCGTGCGCCGCCTGAAGAATGCCGGGGCCGATTGCATCAAGATCCTGCTCTATTACACCCCCTTCGAGAAGCCGCACATCAACGACCTGAAGCATGCGTGGATCGAGCGCATCGGCGATGAGTGCCGGGCGCACGACATTCCCTTCTTCCTGGAGTTCGTCGGCTACGACGCCGACGGTGGCGACGAAAAGTCCGTCGCTTACGCCCGCAAGAAGCCGTCGATCGTTGCCGGCGCCATGACCGAGTTCTCCAAGCCCCAGTACGGCGTCGACGTGCTGAAGGTGGAAGTGCCCATCGTGATGGAGCATGTCGCGGGCACAAAGGCCTTCAAGGGCGAGAGCGCCTACACCCGTGCAGAGGCCCTGCAGCACTTCCGCGATGCGGCAGCCGTCACCGAGAAGCCGTTCATCTACCTTTCGGCCGGTGTCTCGAACCCGGTCTTCATCGAGACCCTGGAGCTCGCCGGAGAGTCCGGTGTCGCATTCAACGGCGTTCTGTGCGGCCGCGCAACCTGGAAAGATGGCATTCCGATCTACGCCACCAAGGGTGAAGTCGCGTTCCGCGACTGGCTCAACACGGTTGGCGTCGAGAACATCGAGAACGTGAACAAGGCACTCACCGCCGCCACACCGTGGACGAAGAAGTTGAACGTCACGCTCTAG
- a CDS encoding S9 family peptidase — protein MNKSIVSAVALVSLAAPLVARGQQPPIIDRQMFFGEVQIAGAQISPDGQYLSFLKPYKGTRNIWVKKADEPFSAARPVSAEATRPIRGYFWSRDSKYILYSQDAAGDENFNIYAIDPTLAADPKTGVPPTRALTNLKKVRTEIFAAPKNKPDVLFIGLNDRDPRYHDLYELHLSTGEKTLLRKNTEQIAGWDFDNAGNLRLAERTNPAGDTEILRVDPDGFKQIYSCTVLEGCGVAGFDASNKRFYLQTNKGSLDLTELDLMDPVSGEITKVESDPEKRVDISGAVNSEIDYRILYTEYEDDRVRRYFRDKEFEKDYHWLQSKLPGMEVDFGARSKDENIWIVSAHSDVEPGETYLWNRKAKTLALQYRIREELPRESLSSRQPFHYKSSDGLDIPAYLTIPKGLEAKNLPLIVLPHGGPWARDSFGYDGYAQFLANRGYAVLQPNFRASTGYGKKFLNAGNGQWGRLMQDDLTWGVKALEAKGTVDSKRVGIFGGSYGGYATLAGVAFTPNVYAAAVAYVAPSNLLTLLDAIPPYWEAGRKQMYTRMADPTTADGKALLVAESPLTQAKAIVTPLMVIQGKNDPRVNVRESNQIVAAVRDNGKPVEYIVAPDEGHGFARPINNLAVSVAMEQFFAQYLGGRYQKDVPDEVAAKLKEITVDPKTVSGAVKLDGALAAPAK, from the coding sequence ATGAATAAATCCATAGTCTCTGCCGTTGCTCTCGTTAGCCTGGCTGCACCGCTCGTTGCCCGTGGCCAGCAGCCGCCCATCATCGATCGCCAGATGTTCTTCGGAGAGGTGCAGATCGCCGGCGCACAGATCTCGCCGGATGGTCAGTATCTTTCCTTCCTGAAGCCCTACAAGGGAACACGCAACATCTGGGTGAAGAAGGCCGATGAGCCGTTCAGTGCTGCACGTCCTGTCAGTGCCGAAGCCACACGGCCCATTCGCGGCTACTTCTGGAGCCGTGACTCGAAGTACATCCTCTACTCGCAGGACGCAGCAGGCGATGAGAACTTCAACATCTACGCCATCGATCCCACGCTTGCCGCCGATCCCAAGACCGGTGTTCCGCCGACACGCGCGCTGACCAACCTGAAGAAGGTTCGTACCGAGATCTTTGCCGCTCCCAAGAACAAGCCGGACGTGTTGTTCATTGGATTGAACGATCGCGACCCGCGTTACCACGACCTCTACGAACTGCATCTGTCGACCGGAGAGAAGACGCTGCTGCGCAAGAACACGGAGCAGATTGCAGGATGGGACTTCGACAATGCAGGCAACCTGCGCCTGGCCGAGCGGACCAACCCGGCGGGAGACACCGAGATTCTGCGCGTCGATCCCGATGGTTTTAAGCAGATCTATAGCTGCACGGTGCTGGAGGGCTGCGGCGTCGCCGGTTTTGACGCCAGCAACAAGCGTTTCTACCTGCAGACGAACAAAGGTTCGCTTGACCTGACCGAACTCGATCTCATGGACCCCGTGAGCGGTGAGATCACCAAGGTCGAGAGCGATCCCGAGAAGCGGGTCGATATCAGTGGAGCGGTGAACTCGGAGATCGACTATCGCATTCTGTACACCGAGTACGAGGACGACCGCGTCCGGCGCTACTTCCGCGACAAGGAGTTCGAGAAGGACTATCACTGGCTGCAGTCCAAGCTGCCGGGTATGGAGGTGGACTTCGGCGCGCGATCGAAGGACGAGAACATCTGGATCGTCTCCGCGCACAGCGATGTCGAGCCGGGCGAAACCTACCTATGGAATCGCAAGGCGAAGACGCTGGCGCTGCAATATCGCATTCGCGAAGAGCTGCCGCGCGAGTCGCTCTCGTCACGCCAGCCGTTCCACTACAAGTCGTCAGACGGGTTGGACATTCCGGCTTACCTGACGATCCCGAAGGGCTTGGAGGCGAAGAATCTGCCGCTGATCGTGCTGCCGCACGGCGGTCCATGGGCGCGCGATTCCTTCGGCTATGACGGCTATGCGCAGTTCCTCGCCAATCGCGGCTATGCCGTGTTGCAGCCGAACTTCCGCGCCTCCACCGGGTACGGTAAGAAGTTCCTGAACGCGGGCAATGGGCAGTGGGGGCGTCTGATGCAGGACGATCTGACCTGGGGCGTGAAGGCGCTTGAGGCGAAGGGAACTGTCGATTCGAAGCGTGTCGGCATCTTCGGTGGATCGTACGGCGGCTATGCAACGCTGGCCGGAGTAGCGTTCACGCCGAATGTCTATGCGGCTGCGGTGGCCTATGTAGCGCCGTCGAACCTGCTCACGCTGCTCGATGCGATTCCTCCGTACTGGGAGGCCGGGCGCAAGCAGATGTACACCCGCATGGCCGACCCGACCACGGCGGATGGCAAGGCGCTGCTGGTGGCCGAGTCTCCGCTGACGCAGGCGAAGGCGATCGTGACTCCGCTGATGGTGATCCAGGGCAAGAACGACCCGCGTGTGAACGTTCGCGAGAGCAACCAGATCGTGGCTGCGGTTCGCGACAACGGCAAACCAGTCGAGTACATCGTGGCCCCGGACGAGGGCCACGGATTTGCGCGGCCGATCAACAACCTGGCGGTGTCCGTGGCGATGGAGCAGTTCTTCGCGCAGTATCTCGGAGGCCGTTATCAAAAGGACGTTCCTGATGAGGTGGCGGCCAAGTTGAAGGAGATCACGGTCGATCCCAAGACGGTGAGCGGAGCGGTAAAGCTGGATGGAGCGCTCGCAGCGCCTGCGAAGTAG